tacgcatttcctgcttgcttcatgaataactattatctcaacatgatttgaaaaagtagcaacaatagattgctttgtggagcgccataaTATGACAGTAcatccacatgtaaacacgtacccggtttgagatcgagcaacctgcatctgcataaccaacaagatttaCACTACTtttgttagaataaaataaacccatatcaagtattccctttaaatatcacaatatatgcttaatcccgttccaatatTTCCAtataggagaagagctatatcttgctagtaaattaatagaaaatgctatgtcaggccttgtagcattagcaagatacataagtgcaccaattacACTAAGATAAGGTATTCGGGAtgaaggagttcctcatcctcttctggaggtcagaACAAAtacttattcacttcaagtgatcgaacaaccattggtgtactcaatgggtgcgctttgtccatataaaagcattttaaaaccctttctgtataggcagattgatggataaagatctcgtctgctaaatgttcaatttgcagaccaagataaagttttgtctttccaagatctttcatctcaaattctttcttaagatatccttttggagctcttctggagttccaacaagatttatgtcatcaacataaacaacaagtataacaaattctgatgccattttctttataaaaatacatggacaaataacatcatttatataaccctctcaacaaatattcactaaggcgattataacATATACGTCCAGATTGTTTTAAactgtacaaagatctttgtaatctgattgaatacattttttgagattttgaatttgcttcagcattttaaatccttcaggaattctcatataaatttcattatcaagtgaaccgcacagataagctgtaactacatccattagatgtatttcaagtttttcatgtagtgctaaactgatgagatatcgaaatgttatggcatccataacaggtgaatatggtTCATCAAAAttgactccaggtcgttgtgagaatccttgtacGACAAGgtgagctttgtatctttcaattttatttttatcattcctttttcgcacaaaactccatttatgaccaactgattTTATACCAGCATGTGTTTGGACTaatggtccaaagacctctcttttagtaAGTGCGTttaattctgattgaattgcctcttgccattttggccaatcagatctttgtcgacattcttcgacatatcggggttcaagatcctcactatcttgcataatgttaagtgcaacattatatgcaaaaatattatccactgCTATTTCAAATTGATTTAAATTAGTCCCTTAactagtagaacttattaaaagcttctcactcacttgagtctcaggttcattgatttcttcaggaatctcagaactaataagatcttgggtctcttcaggagttCCCTTCTTAGTATCgttatcatttgtcgattttctttttcgagaatttcgatccttagaacccaaaggcctaccacgcttcaggtgtgctttaggttcactagctctcatgctagtaggtggtcctgctgggacatcaattcagATAGGCatattctctgcagggatatgtgacttagttatcctattcaaatcagtaaatgtgtctggcatttgatttgctatattttgtgaatggatgatcttctggacctgctgattacatataggggtacgtggatcaaaatgagataacgatgaaacttttcacataatttttcttttgatttcctttttctctccccctaattgtgggaatttattttataaaactgACAATctacaaatcgagcagtaaataaatctcccatcaataagatagcgaataatagagggtgatttaaacccaacatatattcctaaccttctatGTGGGCCCATCTTATtgcgctgtggtggtgctactggcacatatacaacacatctaaaaattcgtagatgggcaatatcttgttcatgaccaaaaactaattatgacagagaatatttattataatgtgtcggtctgagacagataagtgatgctgcatgcaagatagcatggccccaaaccgTAGTgggtaattttattttcataagtagtggtcttgctatcaattgcaggcgtttaataaataACTCTGCAatgccattttgagtatgaacataagctacagaatgttcaacttttatcccaactgataagcaataatcatcaAAATCTTGAGAtaagaattctccagcattatcatgACGAATAACCTTTATAGGATAATATGAGAATTGTACCCTTAATCGAATTTTtaggctaatagctttgcaaatgcCAGGCTGCGAGATAATAGTAAGCACACATGAgagcatcttgaagatgcatctattaggaccataaaatatctaaatagCCCACTTGGTAGGTGAATAGGTTCACATATATCCCCCATGTACAtgttctaaaaaggcaggggtttcaatgccaaccttcattggtgatggtctagtgatcattttgccttgataacaagcatcacaagaaaattcattatttgtaagaatcttcaggttctttaatggatgctcACTCGAATTTttagtaattcgtctcatcattattgatccaggatggcccaaacagCCATGCaaaagcacaaaaatatttgaatcagtaaacttctggtttactatagagtgtgcttcaactgtactaatatttgaatagtataagccaaaaGTTAGAGTTGATAACTTTTTTACAATGcacttctggccagaaatattctttgtaatacaaagatattccatattcatttcatctatcgtctcaacatgatacccattccAGCGGATATCTaaaaaactcaacaagtttcttcgggacttggaggagaataatgcattgtctattataagtattgttcccttagtCATAAATATAGTGGCTCTttcggagccttcaatcaaacttatataaccagaaattgttgaaacatttgctttttccttatacaaataagaaaagtattctgatttttgaatatggcatgagttgttccactatcaattacataaatatcttcatgattggtcttcgattcaaacataatttgaggattatccatattcttcaaaatgacataaacaaaataaatatgatagtaaatatcattatcaaaatataacttttatttatgtacaacaattacataaccatactatctattacaaacaacaaaaatgaaaatatttacatttctacagattcatcaccgatcacatgacttgtttctccttttgggagtgcaaagtaatcagctacatccaaatgcatgaagtctaaattatcttcagaaataaaattttcttcagcatttttctctgttttcttcagggaggcttgatacagctcaaccaggtgctttggcgtacgacaggtacgtgacaaGTGCCcctttcctccacatctatagcatgcattttctgcttttgctgcttgcaccgcttcatgcttttgttcctttcttttccactgctggtggtgaggagggttttttggtgcattattattaccatgattagagttccttacccgaccacggccatgaccacgactggggccacgtcctcttccacgcttatcttggtggaagttcgcctcattcactttagggaatggacaagaaccagtaggttggctttcatggtttttcattaatagctcattatgttgctcggctacaagaagatgtgagataagttcataatactttttgaatctcatttctcgatattgctgctgcaggagcatattcgaggcatgaaaagtggtgaaagttttctccaacatatcatgatcaataatattatcaccacatagtttcaattgagaaataattctgaacatagcaaaattatactcactgatagatttaaaatcttgtagccttagatgagtccaatcataacgtgcctgtggaagaacgaccatcttcaggtggtcatatctatctttcaaattattctacagtatgactggatctttaatagtgagatattccattttcagaccctcatcaaggtgatggcgtaggaatatcattgctttgacacggtcttggtttgatacTTGATTTTTGTCcatgatggtgtctgccagacccatcgtattaagatgaatttcagcatcaagcgcccaagacatgtagcttttgcccgatatatccagggctacaaactcaagtttagaaagatttgacattatttagaagaaaaaaaagttcgtacctctgatactttcaaagtatttgctcgagatggcagagtctcgcgctgataacgtgttataaaataaagactgtaaagtaaagacaagtatagagagaaactgatatattatccaaacttcaaacttatgtacatattgaactgaattctcctctatttataaaagaaaggaagctgctactgcaagctgatgtataagctgctactgcaagctgctgtgtaagcttaTGTGTAAGGTGCTACtctaagctgctgtgtaagctgctactgcaccagatatagataatcttctactaggggtaatatttatccataacggagtaccgaaatgataagtttcttcaggaggcttatttctaataaaatactaaatagataaatatatttacggcggagtcccatatggacAAGCTTCTTCAAAAAGTTTCTTtccaatggagtactaaatgaacatccataatataatatattcacaAAAGATTCGAAGTTGTTCAAGGACCGCGGCAAAATATAAGGGTACGATAGGTAAAGTGAGACAACTCTACagtgttaattatgtattatccCTCGCGACAGCATTAATATTTGTTAGTTAAAAGGCCAAATAAGGAGTATACGTAATTCAAGTGTATGTCATAGTTATACTTTGCCAACATCAATATTTTGTCCAACCCACCATATATTTTGCAGCTTCTATTTACCTCCGGTGTCTAAAACAGTGGCATTATTCTCTCGATTCTTCCCGTTAATAATTCAATGGGGTCAATGCTAGGTGATTGGCCTTCTTTTGACCCTCACAATTTCAGCCAGCTTCGCCCTTTCGATCCCTCCACCCCTTCTGTAAGcaccctttttttcctttttcaatttcTTGTAAATAAAAATTCAATCTTGATATTACTAACCCCTCTTTCCACTtcttttttgtgaattttccatttttttagcTGATTATTACTTGACCAAGTTTTGGTCTATTTGTTTTATGCACAAAAAATGAGTTCTTGGGACAATTTGGAGGTGTTTGTTGATGTGCATTTGAAAAGCTCAATCATGATTTGTACTAACCCCCTTTTTCCTATTCAATTTCTTTGTGAATTACCCATTTTAGCTGATTATTGTTCGACCTGTTTTTGCTCTGTTTGTTTTATGCACACGCAAAAAAGGAGTTCTTGGGACAATTTGGTGTATGTTGAGGTTATCTTATGAAAACATGTGCATTTTGAGAAATTCTTCATTTGTTGCGAACCCCTTGTTAAGAAACTCTAATTTGTCTTAAAAGATCAATTATTTAGTATTTGTAATGAAATGGGTCCTATTTGAGCTGAATGAATATAGAGAATTTGTATAACAGCTAGTGTGAGATTGggatgtagttgattgattgtcATTTTTTACGCGCTCATGTGGCGTTCTGTTATTAACAGTTGAAAATAGTAACTATATATCAGATTTTGATCTATTACGGCATTGATTATTAGTATGCACTGCTTCTGTTACtgtatttcagttatttttactTTGAACTCAGACTGACAAATATGTAAGAGGCAGCAAAAATGAAAACCATAACGTTCTAAGACTGTCTAGATAAGCTATACAATTAGTTTTCACTATAGTGTGTTAGTAGGAAATGTTGTGCCATTCACTTGGAGCATTGGAGCATCGGTAAAGTTGTTTTCGtctgacctataggtcacgggttcgagccgtggaagcagctAGTAATGTTTACATTAAGttaggttgtctacatcacaccccttggggtgcggcccttcctcGGACCTTGCGTAAACGCGGGATGCCTTGTGCACCGCGCTGCCCCTTTTTTAGAGCATACTCCAGAACCTGTCCTCTAGAGCCGTATATTTTACAGCACTGGGTTTATGATCTACCTTGTGAGGATTTTAAAGCTTTAGATGCAGAAGATCTTGCATATTATTCGAAGTGTCTATTATCCATAATGGACTTTTTTGCGATTATTGTTGTGTATTGAATCTGGTCTCCATCTTTTACTGCCCTTTGTTTTTCCCCACTCTGGTAGTTATCACAAAATTAGAAAGGTAAACATATGGAATGTTTGATGATAAGGTTACTTGGCTAACTCATAGATTGGAGCTCATTATGTCTCTCCCGAGGAGTTGCGTAAAGTGAACTAAAATTTTATATTCCAAAGGATATAGAACCCTGCGTATGCACTTCAAAATCTCTTTAAAAATTATTATACATCAGCAAACGTGTTCCGTGATGAAGTTACTCGTTGGTTAATCTTTCCAGATTGGTTTTTAGTAGCTGGAATGCATattcgtttttctttttttcaattcgGACGATACTATTTATATATCTTATTATCTAATTCTATGTTCTTTCTGTTGCTAGAGAATGACACCCGTGACTTATCGTCCTACTCATGATAGGACTCTTCCGCCACCAAATCAAGGTAAACCaagaaaaagaattttctttgttTCTTAAACATGTTTCTACTTTATACTTgaaaaaaaaagggcagcccgatgcacaaagcatcccgcgttcacgtagggtccggggaagggccgcactCCAAGGGGATGTGATGTGGGCAGCCTACCCCGATGCAAGCATTAGTGGatgattccacggctcgaaccgtGGCCTATATGTATTAGGTGCTCTCATCCTCTACCTTTATCAGGTAACTGCATTTTAGTTATATATAATTGCCTAGAATACTAATTCCCCTCCCTAAGTGAATGGTGAACGGAATAACTGAATCGCATCAGCTGCTATATCTGTTGGTCATGCAGCCTGTCTCCTCCGTAGAGTTAAGCCAGT
This DNA window, taken from Nicotiana tabacum cultivar K326 chromosome 15, ASM71507v2, whole genome shotgun sequence, encodes the following:
- the LOC107778432 gene encoding DET1- and DDB1-associated protein 1-like; this translates as MGSMLGDWPSFDPHNFSQLRPFDPSTPSRMTPVTYRPTHDRTLPPPNQVISSEAKNILLRHLEQRAEEKLRPKRAATENLTPEHGSKHLKASI